Proteins found in one Promicromonospora sukumoe genomic segment:
- a CDS encoding ABC transporter permease produces MPAWVLGAGGVATLLAVVELVPRLGLMDARYLPPTSQILAALTERLGRPEFWTALGQTLTTWGTGLVISLVAGVVLGVVIGSVPLLRAVTASTIEFLRPVPSVALIPVAILLYGTGMASTLLLVVYASFWQVLVQVLAGVQDVDPVASDTARSYRFSSLTRVRTLVWPTTLPYAMTGLRLAASVALILTVTGELLIGTPGIGRLLGVAQSSGAVASMYAYVVVAGLLGVVVNLVARALERRTLFWHPSVRGESAL; encoded by the coding sequence GTGCCCGCCTGGGTGCTGGGCGCGGGCGGGGTCGCGACCCTGCTCGCGGTCGTCGAGCTCGTGCCGCGGCTGGGGCTCATGGACGCGCGGTACCTGCCGCCGACGTCGCAGATCCTGGCCGCCCTGACCGAACGCCTGGGCCGGCCCGAGTTCTGGACGGCGCTCGGGCAGACGCTGACCACGTGGGGCACCGGCCTGGTGATCTCGCTGGTCGCGGGCGTCGTGCTCGGCGTCGTCATCGGGTCGGTGCCGCTGCTGCGCGCCGTGACGGCGTCGACGATCGAGTTCCTGCGGCCCGTGCCGTCGGTCGCGCTGATCCCCGTCGCGATCCTGCTGTACGGCACCGGCATGGCCTCGACCCTGCTGCTCGTGGTGTACGCGAGCTTCTGGCAGGTGCTCGTGCAGGTGCTCGCCGGTGTGCAGGACGTCGACCCGGTCGCCTCCGACACGGCGCGCTCGTACCGCTTCTCGTCGCTGACCCGCGTCCGCACCCTCGTCTGGCCGACGACGCTGCCGTACGCGATGACCGGCCTGCGCCTGGCGGCGAGCGTCGCGCTGATCCTGACCGTGACCGGCGAGCTGCTGATCGGCACGCCCGGCATCGGCCGGCTGCTCGGGGTGGCGCAGTCCTCCGGGGCGGTCGCCTCCATGTACGCGTACGTGGTCGTCGCGGGACTGCTCGGCGTCGTCGTGAACCTCGTGGCCCGCGCGCTGGAGCGCCGCACCCTGTTCTGGCACCCGTCGGTCCGCGGGGAGAGCGCGCTGTGA